In Pseudomonas poae, a single genomic region encodes these proteins:
- a CDS encoding response regulator: protein MVDRHDYVALEWVKGDIAETLKQARSALDAFVETADGEAISECLAGVHQVHGALQMVEFYGAALLAEEIEELALALQSGHVSQREESIRLLQQALNQLPLYLDRVHSARRDLPLVVLPLLNDLRSARGESLLSETSLFSPQLLSIAPLPDEALAQRASADLQDQLRQWHQLLQQALAGLLREDHGPSNLEDMARVFARLEALCQGAPLLPLWQVTSALVEGMLTGVIANSPALRSLLKASDKQLKRLLAQGIGGINQPAPDELLKSLLFYVAKVTRPTPRMQSLKERYGLDEALPDSAVVDAERARLAGPDRNAMGSVLGALCEELVRVKERLDLFVRSDRQHTSDLDALLAPLRQIADTLAVLGFGQPRKVIIDQLAVVLSLVQGQREPNDAVLMDVAGALLYVEATLAGMVGTVEPESREESRLPTTDLTQIHQLVIRECCQCLKQAKELVIDCIEADWDRQRMESLPEVLSQVRGALSMIPLPRAASLMRGCADYVDEQLMVEGSRPPESQLGHFADVISSLEYYLERMLQDPDADGERVLELATQGLAALGYLPAEKPWRQALVAPDGVLSSEVAPNQSQFDALASPTSRLNPPALQRPGSLLPPPADEAPIDDELREVFLEETDEVLEVLHRYLPNSADKTAQGEMRRAFHTLKGSGRMVRALVLAELAWAVENLLNRVLERSVVLGPEVQQVLDEAVALLPELIDDFATDDQHQRNEVDALAARAHALASGAQVPAAEAHDPMLLEIFRNEAQSHLESINHFLQQAAEHVPLQVSDELQRALHTLKGSAYMAGVLPIAELARPLDHLTREYKAHRLPLDLDEVELLLEAEGLFQRGLRHLDSDPLAPIKGAQDLINRTQSLLDQQLAALLDAPNTGLRIKRDPQLIANFLAQGMDILLDAESLLRRWQQHPGERQELTALLDELTTLGEGAHIADLHPIDELCEALLDLYGAVEESSLAVSERFFHEAEQAHEALINMLDQLAAGQEVSPAPARVEALRELLDEALDPSATGLIKSDGSRTLSISELGAATKQLDHETAMDDEIVEIFLEEAVDILDSAGQSLKRWLLEPDSAAPLSSLQRDLHTLKGGARMAEIGPIGDLAHELECLYEGLVDRRYSYSAELSQVLMASHERLALQLEELQHHQALSDSAELVAKVRALRQSSPPATPAVVEKASGADPELLDIFLEEAADILDSSSGALLRWQAEPGNRQEVETLLRDLHTLKGGARMVEIGPIGDLAHELEFLYEGLSAGLLAPSAELFALLQGCHDRLAQMIDAVADGLPVGSVDKLIERIKSLVHPSDEPVVPVALPAGKAEAVVDPAADMVKISADLLDDLVNLAGETSIFRGRIEQQVNDARIALNEVETTIERMRDQLRRLDTETQGRILSRQQAEAERLGYEEFDPLEMDRHSQLQQLSRALSESVSDLLDLKDTLDSRNQDAHDLLQQQARINTELQEGLMRTRMVPFERMLPRLKRIVRQVAEELGKDVEFVVGNAEGEMDRNVLERMAAPLEHMLRNAVDHGLESREARLLAGKPEKGRITLDLTHEGGDIVFDMRDDGAGVPLEAVRRKAIKRGLLDPHQEISDRDVLQFILQPGFSTAEKITQISGRGVGMDVVHEEVRQLGGSMFIESTPGMGVHFRIRLPFTVSVNRALMVQCADDQYAIPLNTIEGLVRVLPHELAGHYQQDPPCYEYAGQRYELFYLGDLLHTVSRPKLLGQYQPVPVLLVQCNERHVAVHVDAMAGTREIVVKGLGPQFAGVQGLSGATILGDGRVVLIIDLLAHIRARQPALPAQVVDAPLILNDPLKKRPLLVLVVDDSVTVRKVTSRLLERNGMNVLTAKDGIDAIAVLEEHTPDLMLLDIEMPRMDGFEVATQVRNDPRLMRLPIIMITSRTGQKHRDRAMAIGVNDYLGKPYQESVLLESIAYWSKSHA, encoded by the coding sequence ATGGTTGATCGGCACGACTACGTGGCCCTCGAATGGGTCAAGGGCGACATTGCCGAAACCCTGAAACAGGCACGTTCGGCGCTGGACGCCTTTGTCGAAACCGCCGACGGCGAGGCTATCAGCGAGTGCCTGGCGGGCGTTCACCAAGTGCATGGCGCGCTGCAAATGGTCGAGTTCTACGGCGCAGCATTGTTGGCCGAAGAGATCGAAGAACTGGCCCTGGCGCTCCAGTCCGGGCATGTCAGCCAACGCGAAGAAAGCATCCGCCTGCTGCAACAGGCCCTCAATCAATTGCCGCTGTACCTGGACCGCGTGCACAGCGCCCGCCGCGACCTGCCGCTGGTGGTGTTGCCGCTGCTCAACGACCTGCGCAGCGCGCGCGGTGAAAGCCTGCTGTCGGAGACCAGCCTGTTCAGCCCACAGCTGCTGTCGATTGCGCCGTTGCCGGATGAAGCCCTGGCCCAACGTGCATCCGCCGATCTGCAAGACCAACTGCGCCAATGGCACCAACTGTTGCAACAAGCCCTGGCCGGCTTGCTGCGCGAAGATCATGGCCCCAGCAACCTGGAAGACATGGCGCGGGTGTTCGCACGCCTTGAAGCACTGTGCCAGGGCGCCCCGTTGCTGCCGCTGTGGCAAGTTACCTCGGCATTGGTCGAAGGCATGCTCACTGGCGTGATCGCCAATAGCCCTGCGCTGCGCAGCCTGCTCAAAGCCAGTGACAAACAGCTCAAGCGATTGCTCGCCCAGGGTATCGGCGGCATCAACCAGCCGGCACCGGATGAGCTGCTCAAGAGCCTGTTGTTCTATGTCGCCAAAGTCACCCGGCCAACGCCGCGCATGCAGAGTTTGAAGGAGCGCTACGGCCTGGACGAAGCCTTGCCCGACAGCGCCGTGGTCGATGCCGAGCGCGCCCGCCTTGCCGGGCCGGACCGCAATGCCATGGGCTCGGTACTCGGTGCGCTGTGCGAGGAACTGGTGCGGGTCAAGGAGCGCCTCGATCTGTTCGTGCGCAGCGACCGTCAGCACACCAGTGACCTGGACGCGCTGCTGGCGCCGCTGCGACAGATCGCCGACACCTTGGCCGTGCTGGGTTTCGGCCAGCCGCGCAAAGTCATCATCGACCAACTGGCCGTGGTGCTGAGCCTGGTCCAGGGTCAGCGCGAGCCTAATGACGCGGTGCTGATGGACGTCGCCGGCGCCTTGCTCTACGTCGAGGCAACGTTGGCAGGCATGGTAGGCACCGTCGAGCCGGAAAGCCGCGAAGAAAGCCGCTTGCCCACCACTGACCTGACCCAGATCCACCAGTTGGTGATCCGTGAGTGCTGCCAGTGCCTGAAGCAGGCGAAAGAGTTGGTCATCGACTGCATTGAAGCCGATTGGGACCGGCAGCGCATGGAGTCGCTGCCCGAAGTGCTGAGCCAGGTGCGCGGTGCACTGTCCATGATTCCCCTGCCACGGGCGGCGAGCCTGATGCGCGGCTGCGCCGATTACGTCGACGAACAATTGATGGTCGAGGGCAGCCGCCCGCCCGAGTCGCAGTTGGGGCATTTTGCCGATGTGATCAGCAGCTTGGAGTACTACCTGGAGCGCATGCTCCAAGACCCGGACGCCGATGGCGAGCGCGTGTTGGAACTGGCCACGCAAGGCTTGGCAGCCTTGGGTTACCTGCCGGCTGAAAAGCCGTGGCGCCAGGCGCTGGTTGCGCCGGACGGTGTGCTGTCCAGCGAGGTTGCTCCCAACCAATCCCAGTTCGACGCATTGGCCAGCCCCACATCGCGGCTGAACCCGCCAGCGTTGCAACGCCCCGGCAGCCTGCTACCGCCACCGGCCGATGAAGCGCCGATTGACGACGAGCTGCGCGAAGTCTTCCTCGAAGAAACCGATGAAGTCCTCGAAGTACTGCACCGCTACTTGCCCAACAGCGCCGACAAAACCGCACAAGGCGAAATGCGCCGGGCCTTCCACACGCTCAAGGGCAGCGGCCGCATGGTCCGCGCCCTGGTGTTGGCCGAACTGGCCTGGGCCGTGGAAAACCTGCTCAACCGCGTGCTGGAACGCAGCGTAGTCCTGGGCCCCGAGGTACAACAGGTCCTGGATGAAGCCGTAGCCCTGCTGCCGGAATTGATCGACGACTTCGCCACCGACGACCAGCATCAGCGGAACGAAGTCGATGCCTTGGCCGCTCGCGCCCATGCGCTGGCCAGCGGTGCCCAGGTGCCGGCCGCCGAAGCCCACGACCCGATGTTGCTGGAGATCTTCCGCAACGAAGCCCAAAGCCACCTGGAAAGTATCAACCACTTCCTGCAACAGGCCGCCGAACACGTGCCGCTGCAAGTCAGCGATGAACTGCAGCGCGCCCTGCATACCCTCAAAGGCAGCGCCTACATGGCCGGTGTGCTGCCCATTGCCGAACTGGCGCGCCCGCTGGATCACCTGACCCGCGAATACAAAGCCCATCGCCTGCCGCTGGACCTGGACGAGGTGGAATTGCTGCTGGAGGCCGAGGGCCTGTTCCAGCGTGGGCTGCGTCACCTGGACAGCGACCCCTTGGCGCCGATCAAAGGTGCGCAAGACCTGATCAACCGCACCCAAAGTCTGCTGGATCAACAGTTGGCTGCGTTGCTCGACGCTCCCAACACCGGCCTGCGCATCAAGCGCGACCCGCAACTGATCGCCAACTTCCTGGCCCAGGGCATGGACATTCTGCTCGACGCCGAAAGCCTGCTGCGCCGCTGGCAACAGCACCCCGGCGAGCGCCAGGAGCTCACTGCGTTGCTGGACGAATTGACCACGCTGGGGGAGGGCGCGCACATCGCCGACCTGCACCCCATCGATGAGTTGTGCGAAGCCTTGCTCGACCTGTATGGCGCCGTGGAAGAAAGCAGCCTGGCGGTCAGCGAACGGTTTTTCCATGAGGCCGAACAGGCCCATGAAGCGCTGATCAACATGCTCGATCAACTGGCTGCCGGCCAGGAGGTCAGCCCGGCACCGGCGCGTGTCGAGGCCCTGCGCGAGCTGCTGGACGAAGCGCTTGATCCGTCCGCGACCGGCCTGATCAAAAGCGATGGCAGCCGTACGCTGAGTATTTCCGAGTTGGGCGCCGCGACAAAGCAGCTGGATCATGAAACGGCGATGGACGATGAGATCGTCGAGATCTTCCTCGAAGAAGCCGTGGATATCCTCGACAGCGCCGGGCAGTCCCTCAAACGCTGGTTGCTGGAACCCGATAGCGCCGCGCCGTTGTCCTCGTTGCAGCGCGATCTGCACACCCTCAAGGGCGGTGCGCGCATGGCCGAAATCGGACCGATTGGCGACCTGGCCCACGAGCTGGAATGCCTTTACGAAGGCCTGGTGGACCGGCGCTACAGCTACAGCGCCGAGCTGTCCCAGGTGCTGATGGCCAGCCACGAGCGGCTGGCCTTGCAGTTGGAGGAACTGCAACACCATCAAGCCTTGAGCGACAGCGCCGAGCTGGTTGCCAAGGTGCGGGCATTGCGTCAGAGCAGCCCGCCCGCGACGCCCGCCGTGGTGGAGAAAGCCTCGGGCGCCGATCCGGAGTTGCTGGATATCTTCCTCGAAGAAGCCGCCGATATTCTCGACAGCTCCAGCGGTGCTTTGCTGCGTTGGCAGGCCGAGCCCGGCAACCGCCAAGAGGTGGAAACCCTGCTGCGTGATTTGCACACCCTCAAGGGCGGTGCGCGCATGGTCGAGATCGGGCCGATTGGCGATTTGGCCCACGAGTTGGAGTTTCTCTACGAAGGCTTATCTGCAGGTTTACTGGCGCCCTCGGCGGAATTGTTCGCGCTGTTGCAAGGCTGCCATGACCGCTTGGCGCAGATGATCGATGCGGTGGCGGATGGCTTGCCGGTGGGGTCGGTGGACAAGCTCATCGAGCGCATCAAAAGCCTGGTGCACCCGAGCGACGAACCGGTAGTGCCGGTTGCACTGCCGGCAGGCAAGGCCGAGGCGGTCGTGGACCCGGCCGCCGACATGGTGAAAATCTCCGCCGACCTGTTGGACGACCTGGTCAACCTGGCCGGCGAAACCTCGATATTCCGAGGCCGTATCGAACAGCAGGTCAACGACGCACGCATAGCGCTCAACGAGGTGGAAACCACGATTGAGCGTATGCGCGACCAACTGCGTCGTCTCGACACCGAAACCCAAGGGCGCATCCTCAGTCGCCAGCAGGCCGAGGCCGAGCGCTTGGGGTATGAAGAATTCGATCCGCTGGAAATGGACCGCCATTCCCAGTTGCAGCAGCTGTCCCGTGCACTCTCCGAATCGGTGTCCGACCTGCTCGACCTCAAGGACACGCTCGACAGCCGCAATCAGGACGCCCACGACCTGTTGCAGCAACAGGCGCGCATCAACACCGAGTTGCAAGAAGGCCTGATGCGTACGCGCATGGTGCCGTTCGAACGCATGCTGCCGCGCCTCAAGCGCATCGTGCGTCAGGTGGCGGAAGAGCTCGGCAAGGACGTGGAATTTGTCGTCGGCAATGCCGAAGGCGAGATGGACCGCAACGTCCTGGAACGCATGGCGGCGCCGCTGGAACATATGCTGCGCAACGCCGTCGACCATGGTTTGGAGTCCCGCGAGGCGCGGCTGCTGGCGGGTAAACCCGAGAAGGGTCGCATCACCCTGGACCTGACCCACGAAGGTGGCGATATCGTCTTCGACATGCGCGACGACGGCGCGGGCGTGCCGTTGGAGGCCGTGCGGCGCAAGGCGATCAAGCGTGGTTTGCTCGACCCCCATCAAGAGATCAGCGACCGCGACGTGTTGCAGTTCATCCTGCAGCCGGGCTTCTCCACCGCCGAAAAAATCACGCAGATTTCCGGGCGTGGCGTGGGCATGGACGTGGTGCATGAAGAAGTGCGTCAGCTGGGTGGCTCGATGTTCATTGAGTCGACACCGGGCATGGGCGTGCATTTTCGCATTCGCTTGCCGTTCACCGTGTCGGTCAACCGTGCGCTGATGGTGCAGTGCGCCGACGACCAATACGCGATCCCACTCAACACCATCGAAGGGTTGGTGCGGGTGCTGCCCCATGAGTTGGCGGGGCATTACCAACAAGACCCGCCCTGTTACGAATACGCCGGCCAACGTTACGAGCTGTTTTATCTGGGCGACCTGCTGCATACCGTCAGCCGCCCAAAACTGCTGGGCCAATACCAGCCGGTGCCGGTGCTATTGGTGCAGTGCAATGAACGGCACGTGGCCGTGCATGTGGATGCCATGGCCGGTACGCGGGAGATTGTGGTCAAGGGCCTGGGGCCGCAGTTTGCCGGGGTTCAAGGGTTGTCCGGCGCGACCATTCTCGGCGATGGCCGTGTAGTGCTGATCATCGATTTGCTGGCACACATCCGCGCGCGCCAACCGGCGTTGCCGGCCCAGGTGGTGGATGCGCCGTTGATCCTCAACGACCCCCTGAAAAAGCGCCCGCTGTTGGTGTTGGTGGTGGACGACTCGGTCACCGTGCGTAAAGTCACCAGCCGTCTGCTGGAGCGTAACGGCATGAACGTACTCACGGCCAAGGATGGTATCGATGCCATTGCCGTACTCGAAGAACACACCCCGGACCTGATGCTGCTCGACATTGAAATGCCGCGCATGGACGGCTTCGAAGTGGCCACCCAGGTGCGCAACGATCCGCGCCTGATGCGCCTGCCGATCATCATGATCACCTCCCGCACCGGCCAGAAACACCGCGACCGCGCCATGGCCATTGGCGTGAATGACTACCTCGGCAAGCCGTACCAAGAGTCGGTGCTGCTGGAAAGCATCGCCTACTGGAGCAAGTCCCATGCTTGA
- a CDS encoding chemotaxis protein CheW: MLDHRTSQLTGLLLPLADRHLVLPNVAIAELIDFQRGEPASDAPPWYLRQVTWREQQLPLISFEAVCGEAAVTGERSRIVVLNALGGRPTLKFIALVIQGIPRSYKLDSQLSYVDVPLCPLELAAVQVGEHVAKVPDLMGLEALLVESGLA, translated from the coding sequence ATGCTTGACCACCGCACCAGTCAACTGACTGGCCTGCTGTTGCCCCTGGCTGACCGCCACCTGGTACTGCCCAACGTGGCCATCGCCGAGCTGATCGACTTCCAGCGCGGGGAACCGGCCAGCGACGCGCCGCCGTGGTACTTGCGACAAGTGACCTGGCGGGAGCAACAACTGCCGCTGATCAGCTTTGAAGCGGTGTGCGGTGAAGCGGCCGTCACCGGCGAGCGCTCGCGCATCGTGGTGCTCAATGCCCTGGGCGGGCGGCCGACGTTGAAGTTCATTGCGTTGGTGATCCAGGGCATTCCCCGGTCGTACAAGCTCGATAGCCAGTTGAGTTATGTGGATGTGCCGTTGTGCCCGCTGGAACTGGCGGCGGTGCAGGTGGGGGAACATGTGGCGAAGGTGCCGGATTTGATGGGGTTGGAAGCGTTGCTGGTGGAGTCGGGGTTGGCCTGA
- the higA gene encoding addiction module antidote protein, HigA family, with protein MGMHNPPHPGEILLEDVIPALGITITEMARRLGFARETFSRILHGHAPVSPDLAVRLERAGVSTGRLWLSMQSAYDLWQAEHREQPVIERFARIE; from the coding sequence ATGGGGATGCACAATCCACCTCACCCAGGCGAAATCCTGCTTGAAGATGTGATCCCAGCACTGGGCATCACCATCACCGAAATGGCCCGCCGTCTTGGGTTTGCCCGTGAGACGTTTTCAAGGATTTTGCATGGGCACGCGCCAGTAAGCCCAGACTTGGCCGTGCGACTTGAGCGAGCCGGGGTGAGTACCGGAAGGTTATGGTTGTCGATGCAGAGTGCCTATGATTTGTGGCAGGCCGAACATCGGGAACAGCCGGTGATTGAGCGGTTTGCGCGGATTGAGTAG
- a CDS encoding Killer protein codes for MIVSWKHKGLRAFYETSSTKGINANHANRLRRVLIVLDKAEHSEELNLPGWRFHRLNGDLIDYWSVSISGNWRIIFRMFDDQVELVDYLDYH; via the coding sequence ATGATCGTCAGCTGGAAACATAAAGGCCTCAGAGCCTTCTATGAGACCAGTTCAACCAAAGGGATCAACGCAAATCATGCAAATCGCTTGCGGCGTGTTCTGATCGTGCTCGACAAAGCCGAACACAGCGAGGAACTGAACCTACCCGGCTGGCGTTTCCATCGGTTGAACGGCGACCTTATCGACTATTGGTCCGTCAGTATCAGTGGTAACTGGCGCATCATTTTTCGGATGTTCGACGACCAAGTCGAACTGGTTGATTATCTTGATTACCACTGA
- a CDS encoding triphosphoribosyl-dephospho-CoA synthase, producing MRALKLHELTLAERLADMAVDALIDEADLSPKPALVDRRGNGAHSDLHLGLMHASALSLWPMFKDMAEAALDIGEIGLPLREALGRIGREGEQAMLVTTNGVNTHRGAIWALGLLTAAAALEPRAIPLNAAKLALLNDRYAPQPMSHGAQVAQRYGARGAREEAQLGFPSVVQRGLPQLRKSRQQHTGEQNARLDALLAIMTELADTCVLYRAGPEGITAMQRGAQAVLDAGGSATLAGRRQLHELDNQLLALNASPGGAADLLAACLFIDRLDGAL from the coding sequence ATGCGCGCCCTCAAACTGCATGAATTGACCCTCGCTGAACGCCTGGCAGACATGGCCGTGGATGCCTTGATCGATGAAGCGGACCTGTCGCCCAAGCCCGCCTTGGTGGACCGCCGTGGCAACGGCGCCCACAGCGATTTGCACCTGGGCCTGATGCACGCCTCGGCGCTGTCTTTGTGGCCGATGTTCAAGGACATGGCCGAAGCCGCGCTTGATATCGGCGAGATTGGTTTGCCGCTGCGCGAAGCCCTGGGGCGGATCGGCCGCGAAGGTGAGCAAGCAATGCTCGTCACCACCAACGGTGTGAATACTCACCGAGGTGCAATTTGGGCCCTCGGCTTGCTCACCGCTGCTGCGGCGTTGGAGCCACGCGCCATACCGCTGAATGCCGCGAAATTGGCCCTGCTTAACGACCGCTACGCGCCGCAACCGATGAGCCACGGCGCCCAGGTTGCGCAGCGTTACGGCGCACGCGGAGCCCGTGAAGAAGCGCAATTGGGCTTCCCCTCTGTGGTGCAGCGCGGCCTGCCGCAACTGCGCAAAAGCCGCCAGCAACACACCGGCGAGCAGAACGCCCGGCTGGATGCCTTGCTCGCGATCATGACCGAGCTGGCCGACACCTGCGTGCTCTACCGCGCGGGCCCCGAAGGCATCACTGCCATGCAACGCGGCGCCCAAGCCGTACTGGATGCGGGCGGCAGCGCGACCCTGGCCGGTCGCCGCCAATTGCACGAACTGGATAACCAACTGCTGGCCCTGAATGCCTCCCCTGGCGGCGCCGCCGACCTGTTGGCCGCCTGCCTGTTTATCGACCGACTCGACGGAGCGTTGTGA
- a CDS encoding malonate decarboxylase ACP, with protein METLSFEFPAGQPPKGRALVGCVGSGDLEVLLEPGTPGTLTIQVQTSVNGAEQRWQHLFERIFQEQTPPALNIDIHDFGATPGVVRLRLEQGFEEVGHD; from the coding sequence ATGGAAACCTTATCCTTTGAATTCCCCGCCGGGCAGCCGCCAAAGGGCCGTGCGCTGGTGGGTTGTGTCGGTTCGGGTGACCTGGAAGTGCTGCTGGAACCGGGCACGCCGGGCACGCTGACGATTCAGGTGCAGACCTCGGTGAATGGCGCCGAGCAACGTTGGCAGCATTTGTTTGAACGGATTTTCCAGGAGCAGACGCCGCCAGCGTTGAATATTGATATCCACGACTTCGGCGCGACACCCGGTGTGGTGCGCTTGCGTCTGGAGCAGGGCTTTGAGGAGGTTGGCCATGACTGA
- the mdcE gene encoding biotin-independent malonate decarboxylase subunit gamma, producing MRGLQWFNALSAGATPVEGLPASLKVADGVLGEQPVRFIAVVTDAQNRFPRARNGEVGLLEGWGLAKAVDDAIARGDKRPLIAIVDVPSQAYGRREEALGIHQALAAAADSYARARLAGHPVIALLVGKAMSGAFLAHGYQANRLIALRDPGVMVHAMGKASAARVTLRSVEELEALAASVPPMAYDIDSYAGLGLLWETLSVSQIEQPTSQDVARVSDCLLSAIKDVDSSDLSCRLGATNRAASSHVRQLLREQW from the coding sequence ATGAGAGGGCTGCAGTGGTTCAACGCATTGAGTGCCGGCGCAACGCCCGTTGAGGGGTTGCCGGCTTCGCTGAAGGTGGCTGACGGTGTATTGGGCGAACAACCCGTGCGCTTTATCGCCGTGGTCACCGACGCGCAAAACCGCTTCCCTCGTGCACGTAACGGCGAGGTCGGTTTGCTGGAAGGCTGGGGCCTGGCCAAGGCAGTGGATGACGCCATCGCCCGTGGCGACAAGCGCCCGCTGATCGCCATCGTCGATGTGCCGAGCCAAGCCTACGGTCGTCGTGAAGAAGCCCTCGGCATCCATCAAGCCCTGGCCGCCGCCGCCGACAGCTACGCCCGTGCTCGCCTCGCCGGGCACCCGGTGATTGCACTGCTGGTGGGCAAGGCCATGTCCGGTGCGTTCCTCGCTCACGGCTATCAAGCCAACCGCCTGATCGCCTTGCGTGACCCCGGCGTGATGGTGCACGCCATGGGCAAGGCCTCGGCGGCGCGGGTGACCCTGCGCAGTGTCGAGGAGCTGGAAGCCCTGGCTGCCAGCGTGCCGCCCATGGCCTATGACATCGACAGTTATGCCGGCCTCGGTTTGCTCTGGGAGACCTTGTCGGTCAGCCAGATTGAACAGCCCACTTCGCAGGATGTGGCGCGGGTCAGCGATTGTTTGCTGAGTGCGATCAAGGATGTCGACAGCAGCGACTTGAGCTGCCGCCTCGGCGCAACCAATCGCGCCGCTTCCAGCCATGTACGCCAACTGCTGCGGGAGCAATGGTGA
- a CDS encoding malonate decarboxylase holo-ACP synthase: MVNAHDLLWGMSPAHLPADAPAWAADALAAVVVRRAIVAPGLVAVGVRGRLREQRLGAVMPIAAIQRRVAPEALCDVISPRDLPALQALDQLRPVLAPLNWGVTGSAGFELATGIEALHAQSDLDLMLRTPEPLDRNDARDLLATLDKAVCAVDLQLQTPFGAVALREWAGASRRVLLKTVSGAHLVMDPWQAVA, from the coding sequence ATGGTGAACGCCCACGACCTGCTCTGGGGCATGAGCCCGGCGCATCTGCCCGCTGACGCCCCGGCGTGGGCGGCGGATGCGTTGGCCGCCGTGGTGGTGCGTCGCGCCATCGTTGCGCCAGGGCTTGTCGCCGTCGGCGTACGTGGGCGTTTGCGCGAGCAGCGTCTAGGCGCTGTGATGCCGATTGCTGCCATTCAACGCCGGGTCGCGCCGGAAGCGTTATGCGACGTGATTTCGCCACGAGATTTGCCCGCGTTGCAGGCGCTCGACCAATTGCGCCCGGTGCTGGCGCCACTGAACTGGGGTGTGACTGGCAGTGCGGGTTTTGAATTGGCCACGGGCATTGAAGCGCTGCATGCCCAAAGCGACCTGGATTTGATGCTGCGCACACCCGAGCCGCTGGATCGCAACGATGCACGCGACCTGTTGGCGACGCTGGACAAGGCGGTTTGCGCCGTCGACCTGCAACTGCAAACGCCCTTCGGCGCCGTTGCCCTGCGCGAATGGGCGGGCGCATCACGGCGGGTACTGTTGAAAACTGTCAGCGGTGCGCACCTGGTGATGGATCCGTGGCAGGCCGTGGCATGA
- the madL gene encoding malonate transporter subunit MadL has product MIIYGVALLAICTLAGVIMGDMLGVLLGVKSNVGGVGIAMILLICARLWMQKRGGMTKDCEMGVGFWGAMYIPVVVAMAAQQNVVTALHGGPVAVLAAIGSVVVCGCTIALISRTHKGEPLPAEEPVIAAAGGR; this is encoded by the coding sequence ATGATTATCTACGGTGTGGCATTACTGGCGATCTGCACGCTTGCGGGCGTGATCATGGGCGACATGCTCGGTGTGTTGCTGGGCGTCAAATCCAACGTGGGCGGGGTGGGCATCGCGATGATCCTGCTGATTTGCGCCCGCTTGTGGATGCAAAAGCGCGGCGGCATGACCAAGGACTGCGAGATGGGCGTGGGCTTTTGGGGCGCCATGTACATCCCGGTTGTTGTAGCGATGGCCGCGCAACAAAACGTCGTGACTGCCCTGCACGGCGGCCCGGTGGCGGTTCTTGCGGCTATCGGTTCGGTGGTGGTGTGCGGATGCACGATTGCCTTGATCAGTCGCACCCACAAGGGTGAGCCGCTGCCCGCCGAAGAGCCGGTGATCGCCGCTGCGGGAGGTCGCTGA